In Silene latifolia isolate original U9 population chromosome 6, ASM4854445v1, whole genome shotgun sequence, the genomic window gggggtaggagatggtcgcgtgtgtgttttgtcttatttttgagTCGGGGTAGTGAGTCTTGTGGTGTCTTGTGTGGTTCTTTGGTGTTGATAAATGTTTGTTTTGGAAGTctatttgtgttttgtgatgTCTTGTTTAGGGTGGAGTAtgaactttgggacgaagttcttgttaaggggggaagactataatactacggttttcataagctaagtactcgtAGAGTAGTGCTAGTTGTGTATTCTGTTTTGGTtatgccgaggaatactcggtagagtatgatgaatactcgactgagtagaggatactcggtcgagtatactctttactcgaccgagtatccggtctggcgagtgatatttcagcggtttgatgcgggagtgtttagggttatttaatattaagaatcagtttctaaacgtcatttcaaccctaatcattttacgattactTTAAACACTCtttaatcactccctaatcattccttacTCCTCCATTgtgtgtgtgcaatcgtcgtaGTTCTTGCGTTTAATccttcattctactgttggtaagtccttGTTCTTCATGTCATTTATGTTCTTTTGGGGTTTACTATATACATATGGATTGGGAAAAGGGGGATTGCGCAATGTGTTATTGTGCTATATGGTTATTGTATATGAGAAGACTTCATAGGGGAGCCTTTTTGATTGCTCGGTTTCCGTATTGCTGTTGATtactaaggtagggtttctcctactcagtactgttaattgattgagatttcatatgttttataattgttgttatctactGATCATcagaggttgggtgttgtggtgatgatgttggtgtgattgtgttgtgacggttgtggtgttgtgacagctgtgatgctgtgtgtgtgattgtggtggagtcacttgcgggagtggattcacaccctagttcgccctccgtggaacccgtcacgggaggggatgtgcacattaagggacagggattgttagttgCTCGTTggtgagctggactaggtggggatgggctgcggtcacccactagcggcgaggattaccttgcgatgggtaatgcgcggggctacacacttcggtgtgtagtcggttactgtgtgagatcgggagaacggagtggaggatgatcagctggttgcattgtctgttgtcttatattgattgagtaaacAGGAGCtggatcctaagattcaggaatgGAAGTCAAGAGTGGAGAGTGGGACAGTTTctaggttttctatccatacagatgggagtgttcgctttgatgggagatggtgtatcccagaggatgcagagttgaggagagtgatcttaTCGGAGGCTCATttcactccttattcggttcacccgagtggtgacaagctttataaagatgttaagaagactttctggtggccaaacatgaagagggatgtagctaagttcgtggctagatgtttgacctgccagAGGGTCAAGGGTATGCAAAGGAGACCACAGGGTAaaattcagtctttggaggtaccCGAGTGGATGTGGGAGTccatctctatggacttcattgtgggattaCCTAGGTCAtggcaaggtaataacatgatctgggtgattgttgatcggttaaccaagtcagctcactttgttcctatgaaagatacctggtctaagatgcagctggcattgggttataggaggcatgtggtacggttacatggtatacccaaggatatcatttctgatcgtgatgcgaagttcatatccaagttttggcaagagctgcaagagttgatgggtaccaccttgaagatgagtacagcctttcatccagcaaccgatggtcagacatagagaaccatcaagaccttagaggacatgttgagggcatgtgtcatggagtttgggggcagctaGGAGAACAGACTTGagctgattgagttttcatacaataacagttatcatacgagtatcgggatggcaccttttaagGCTTTGTGTGGTCgaaagtgccgaagtccagtttgttaggatgatagttctgaggctgtagttttaggaccacagctggtacaggatatggttgagcaagtccagatgattcggcaaaagatgagagcagctcaagatcgtcagaagagttatgccgatttcCACCGCTGGGACatagagttcgcagtaggtgacaaggtctttttgaaagtgtcacctatgcgtggggtaATGCGGTTTGGGAAGAAAagtaagctaagtcagaagtttataggtccttatgagattttggaccgcataggcgaggtagcctacagattagctttgccaccagctttggacagagtccacaatgttttccatgtttccCTGCtttggaagtatgtgagtgatccgtcgcatatccttgaggtggagaacatcgagcttgatgagtccttgtcctataccgaggttcctaaagagattcttgacCGCAAAGTTCATAAGACAacgaatggtgagacggtcttacttaaggtactttggtctaatcacaatgtggaagaggccacatgggaacccgaggaagttatgcgagaacgttttcctagcctttttgatcaggtatgtttggttacggggacgtaaccattgtatttttaggggggtaggagatggtcgcgtgtgtgttttgtcttatttttgagTCGGGGTAGTGAGTCTTGTGGTGTCTTGTGTGGTTCTTTGGTGTTGATAAATGTTTGTTTTGGAAGTctatttgtgttttgtgatgTCTTGTTTAGGGTGGAGTAtgaactttgggacgaagttcttgttaaggggggaagactataatactacggattttcataagctaagtactcgaccgagtagtgctaGTTGTGTATTCTGTTTTGGTtatgccgaggaatactcggtagagtatgatgaatactcgactgagtagaggatactcggtcgagtatactctttactcgaccgagtatccgatgCAGGCGAGtgatatttcagcggtttgatgcgggagtgtttagggttatttaatattaagaatcagtttctaaacgtcatttcaaccctaatcattttacgattactTTAAACACTCtttaatcactccctaatcattccttacTCCTCCATTgtgtgtgtgcaatcgtcgtaGTTCTTGCGTTTAATccttcattctactgttggtaagtccttGTTCTTCATGTCATTTATGTTCTTTTGGGGTTTACTATATACATATGGATTGGGAAaagggggattgtgcaatgtgttaTTGTGCTATATGGTTATTGTATATGAGAAGACTTCATAGGGGAGCCTTTTTGATTGCTCGGTTTCCGTATTGCTGTTGATtactaaggtagggtttctcctactcagtactgttaattgattgagattgcatatgttttataattgttgttatctgctgatcatcgaagGTTGGGTGTTatggtgacgatgttggtgtggttgtgttgtgacggttgtggtgttgtgacagctgtgatgttgtgtgtgtcattgtggtggagtcacttgcgggagtggcttcacaccctagttcgcccttcgtggaacccgtcacgtgaggggatgtgcacattaagggatagggattgttagtcgctcgttgatgagctggactaggtggggatgggctgcggtcacctactggcggcgaggattacctgttgcgatgggtaatctggcagggctacacacttcggtgtgtagtcggttactatgtgagatcgagAGACCGgagtggaggatgatcagctggttgcattgtctgttgtcttatattgattgtgtagtactgaccccgtgttgttgttttgtaaaacctgcggtgatccattcggggatggtgagcaggcttgacaggtactGCTATTGGTGAGCTTAGGCAGACATGGGggagttgtcatcaccagtcataacATCACAGTTCGAGTCCTAGTTATGATTTTGTTGTCAGACATTGGATTTATTTATTGGTTCAGTTTTGGATTTAATTAGATGTAAACATTTATACTTTATTGtacttttaataaatgtgctcagttcagacgcttttgatatttactaacctcgggcaaccgagatggtaacacactttcatggtagggtggtcctggtaaggcaccttggtatgaggggatgTTAcagttatagtcatgaaacaaatgaaaaacatgatagaagaggatttttacaccctcgtacttacatgctaggcttgagacgagaaatcgacgaatgtgtatcaacttgtttagtcggaaaactcggtttgaaaaccgttttagcaaagtaaaagagtgttttaattttagtgatggtgtagtggtcgagatggttggtcaagtggtttaatgcatgatgacggtaccaaacaatgtgttaggcttgtgttttcgatcggtaggtcggaaaaacgtgtcggtttgtgacttgagaagtccagtctagaattttaagagagtgctgagggggcggacactcgcataactcttaaatggtggcatttgaggggtatttataggaaaatgggtggttgtgtgcgttttgagcgacgtggccgcatgggctgctcgaagaggcgcgagccattttgcGCGTCtttgaggtgtcttgtcactatcacgcaagtgtaatcatgatttgttctatcctatattttggacgaacttgatttgtacttgaccattaaggattgcgggaaaccttaacatggatgtctttgaaaagtttgttttttgtgtttgactcgattttactcgttgttagagtcgggatttgaattttcgagtgtgtttttggtccggtgtcggttttgactctagttagtgtcattgtgaccctggcgtgatgcattaaacactccaggtatttttgagaatttttaaaatgttttttttttgaaatgtttttttttaaatgtatttttgaaattttttgaaatgttaaacactccaggtatttttgaaaatttttgaaatggtttttcgacgtatagttgtacaaaactgtcgatcaaacgctgcgcttcctaagcatgttgtagtccgataatcatcgggtgtttgttggagactcgacagatatcgggtatctacagagcctccagtttgactgaggcttggacagggcaaaattcaaagtatagcccccaggtcaatcgaagattacaacctggagaccgaagcgatgtcgaggtggctcgaaagtattcgggccaaggacctgccgtcgggaagggcgacgcctaGGCGATtcaagggtacgagccaaggacctgtcatcgggaacattttagagtttgtcgactgtctgtgcaggtcgtttaaagtccgttagactacgtataatggctcgccagccataagaaggagtcatacctgaaaCATGTTCGGGATATGTCCTTTGAGTCGTTTCTTGCTTGCAGACAAAGGCTCTCCAgctgtgttgcggatatgaaggggctcgccagccgcgggcgtatatgaaggggctcgccagccgttgtgcgtatatgaaggggctcgccaaccgcggtgcgtatatgaaggggctctcCAGCTGCTGCGCGTATGtaaaaggggctcgccagccgtggggcGTATATGAAAGGGACTCGCCGGCCGCTGTGCGTAAATGAGGGGGCTCGATAGTcacggtgcgtatatgaaggggctcgccagtagcggtgcgtatatgaaggagctcgccagccgcggtgcatatatgaaggggctcgcctaCCGATGTGCGTATAtaatggggctcgccagccgctgtgCGTTTAGGACGGGGCTCACCAGCCGCTGGGAATGTGAtgcattgtgaggctcgccagccatgtcgaatGTGCAAAATTGCCACGTTGGATGGGCCTATTTCGGGAAGTTGTTTGAATTACCGGGCTTCGTGAGGAAGCCTCCGATATCCTGTTGGGGAATTTCGGTGTTTGTATTGAGTATTTGTGGTGCGGGAAAGGGATAGGTTTGTGAGCCTGGCCCCCATGGTCGGCGGTGATTTTGAATCTCGGAAAGAGATAGCGGTTTTTCTTGCTGTTTGTTTGGTGGGAAACGGACAGATGCGTACTCTGTCGTCTGATGGGTGTTTAGGGAGGATGATTTTAATTTCGCCTTCCCATGATTTGAAATTCGTGAAGGGTAGCGAATTTCACTGTCCCCTTTTTTAAGgtttgacggtttttaatgccgttcgTTTGAGATCTGTGAATGCTGTTAAAAAATTTGTGAGAATAGCGGATTTGAATTCCGCTATTGATTTCGTTTTTGACAGATGGTGCTTTTAATGCCGTTGTTGAAATTCGTGAAAATAGCGGATTTGAGTTCCGCTATCTGGCTCTTGTATCCGAGAAACGACGGTTTCTAATGTCGccgttgaaaattttgaaaatagcgGATTTTGAATTTCCCTATTAcctttgaaaaatgacggtttttattccGCCGTTGGAATTTTTAAAatcgtggaaatagcgaattttgagtTTCGCTATTactttttgaaaagtgacggtttttattgccatcGTTGAAATAGGgagtttgaatttcactatttttgtaaaatgacggtttttactgctgtcgttgaaatttgaaaaaatagcgaattttgaatttcactatttcgtttttgtattttgaaatgaCAGTTTTTTTATTACTGTCGTCgaaatttgagaaaatagcgaattttggtGGAAATGTAAGTACTATTATAGCTCTTTCCTAATAGGGATAACAAAGGTCACCAATTACAACCAAACCATTAGTCTAGATGTTGACTCTAGACACTAACCAAAACCATACATAGGCAGAATTATAAACTACATTCAAACTACATCAGACCCCTTTGCCTACACCAACTATCATTAGCCAGCTTCAAAGTCCCTTTATCAATAACCATTAATCTTAGCTTGCTTTCCCGCTGGATACACTTAACCTACACACTAGGTAATATGACATAACCCTCCACTCTGCATCTGTTCCTTGCAAACCAAATATTATAATGCATAGCCACAATCAGAGAACTAAGCACCAGACGAACAAATCCAGAACATCCTCTCTGTCTGAGTATCTGGACAGGGTCAGTAATGCCTTGAAACTGCCTAGGAAGATCTAGCCATTGATATAGCTCAAGTAGCATTTCTCAGCGTAAAGACATTCATGAAATAAATGCTGATGAGTTTCATTCTTTTCCCCACAGAGAAAGCATAATGTCTGCTGAGTACTTCCAAAGTTTCCAAGTCTGTCTAAAGTGAGCAACCTACCATGCTGAATTAACCATTGATTGAAGTTATGCTTACTAAGATTGAATCTGTTCCACACACTCCTATGCCACTGCACAACAGAATAAGTATGCTCCGACCAGGAATAACCAGTACAAATGGAGTATTCATCATCATCACTCATCTACTTACCACATATAAAAGCAGGTTTGAACTTCTCTTTTACCTCACAAATTTTCCTCCAAGACCAGGAGCTAGCTGCAGTCGGACTATAGTCCATCAACATCCTTCCTTTTAGATAGACCTTGTCAACCCATTGGATCCGAAGATGGTCCTTCTTTTTTGCAATCCACCGTACCAGCTTCTCAACTGCTGTCATGTTCCATAATTTTAAGTCCCGTAGTCCCAATCCTCCATATTCCTTCCCTTTACAAAGCACACTCTATGCCACCAAAGGAGCTTTATTGTAGTTCTCTTCTCCTTCCCACAAAAAATTCCTACAAAGAGCTTCAATCCTGTCCATCAGTCCAGCAGGTAAGACAAAGATTTGAGACCAGTAAGTGTGGATTGTTGCCAGAACTGATTTAACCAGAACAAGCCTCCCTGAGTAAGAAATTTTCTTCTTATTCCATCCTCTGATCCTCTTCATCAttctgtccactaaaatattacAATCTCCTTTGGAAAAACGCTTGTGAGAGATCTTCACACCAAGATATTTGAATGGTAGAGACCCTTTCTTGAAGCCAGTATACTCAAGAATTGCAGCTTCAGTGCTTTGATCAATTCCAATCAAAATGATGTCAGATTTGTCACTACTAATATTTAGCCGAGAAGCTCCAGTGAAGCAATTAAAAACTTCCATTATAGTGAAGATTGACCTGAAGTCTCCTCTACAAAAAAGAAGCAGGTCAGCAACAAACATCAAATGAGTGAGTCTGATGCCTCTACATAGAGGATGGAACTTGAAACCAGGGAATTCACTAGCAACAGTCATCAGCCTACTCAGGTATTCCATGCATATAGtgaaaaataacgaattttgaatttcactatttcgctTTTGTATTTTGAAATGACAGTATTTATTACTgtcgttgaaattttgtgaaaatagctaattttgaatttcgctattatcgtttttgaaaaatgacggtttttattgtcgtCGTTGAAAATCCGAAATTTGTGTGAGAAATTGGGTCAAAGCCCGAAATTTCGCTGAACGAGTCAAGGAgcgcctcattgaggcgcgagccctgcTCCGAAGGAAGGGAGCTCCTCTATTTTTGTAGTAAAGACGTGAGAAACAGGACGATCCTCTTTACTTCGTCTTCTTCGATACACAAACCAAAGAAACTCGACAAATCGCCATTTTTTGATCTCGTCTCTTGCTTGGACTCGTTCTCTtatcatcatgtcatctcaaggtacgtaaatcctcttgaatccaattgaatttgtttgtctttttgttaattgaattagggcgaaaccctaaaccATCAAAAATCGAATTAGGAGTTTTTGATTAggccattttcgagtgaaattgattatTGCATTAGGTTGGAAACCTGTTTAAGAGCATAGAGGtgcttttattttgcattttggtccccgttcccgcttcCTATGTTCGAAAAAAGTGAATGAGACGAGGAAACCAtcttatttcacaatgccaagtttgtttgcttgagttgtgtgctctactaggttgcattgtagtcaggAAGGACCGTGTTTTCtatattgaaccttcgttgggtattgtgggcaaaattggaatttttgcctatTGCGACAATCTTAGGTCTGCCGAAATGAGCGTCTGTTTGAGcccaaattgagtcagtttgttttgaaatggaacttattggtagtttaggtcactttgggATGTGATTAAATCGCGTtgctttgttgtggtcgtattttgaaattttgacttgTTTTTGCctgaattggcgtaaaattgcctgtTTTAGCTGtggaaaataccccattgtgtcgggaatatttttttggttgttggcgggccttgtgtgggtcttgaggtgtTGGAtgctgttaggcctggaaatccgcagacctccctgatcagtatctcatctaaacctgactaccaggctgtcaggatgtcagggtatcaggacacatgaagataggcgcccggccatggagaggacaacggtcaaaatatcaggacgatatcagaccaggaGCTCATATTATAAATGGAATATATGCGCATCATTGAATGaaaagatctcgcagtaaatgcagtaatta contains:
- the LOC141588010 gene encoding uncharacterized protein LOC141588010; amino-acid sequence: MTAVEKLVRWIAKKKDHLRIQWVDKVYLKGRMLMDYSPTAASSWSWRKICEWHRSVWNRFNLSKHNFNQWLIQHGRLLTLDRLGNFGSTQQTLCFLCGEKNETHQHLFHECLYAEKCYLSYING
- the LOC141588011 gene encoding uncharacterized protein LOC141588011, with translation MEYLSRLMTVASEFPGFKFHPLCRGIRLTHLMFVADLLLFCRGDFRSIFTIMEVFNCFTGASRLNISSDKSDIILIGIDQSTEAAILEYTGFKKGSLPFKYLGVKISHKRFSKGDCNILVDRMMKRIRGWNKKKISYSGRLVLVKSVLATIHTYWSQIFVLPAGLMDRIEALCRNFLWEGEENYNKAPLVA